In Anas acuta chromosome 5, bAnaAcu1.1, whole genome shotgun sequence, a single window of DNA contains:
- the ZFYVE1 gene encoding zinc finger FYVE domain-containing protein 1, whose amino-acid sequence MSAHTQTAEKGQNTTLLCQESYVCSGTDEAIFECDECRSLQCQRCEEELHQPERLRNHERTRIKPGHVPYCDSCKGANGNIMHASMTGSRQIAAVRCQVCKINLCVECQKRTHAGGNRRKHPVTVYHAGKAQEQEEEEGMDEETKRRKMTEKVVSFLLVDETEEIQVRNEEEFIKKLDCSPDQHLKVVSIFGNTGDGKSHTLNHTFFYGREVFKTSPAQESCTVGVWAAYDPVRKVVVIDTEGLLGATVNLSQRTRLLLKVLAISDLVIYRTRADRLHNDLFKFLGDASEAYLKHFTKELKATTARCGLDVPLSTLGPGVIIFHETVYTKLLGSDHPSEVPEKLIQDRFRKLSCFPEAFSSIHYKGTRTYNPPTDFSGLRRAVEQQLENNTTRSPRQPGVIYKALKALSDRFSGEIPDDQMAHSSFFPDEYFTCSSVCLSCGCGCKKSMNHAKEGIPHESKSRCRYSHQYDNRVYTCKACYERGMEVSVVPKTSASTDSPWLGLAKYAWSGYVIECPNCGVVYRSRQYWFGNQDPVNTVVRTEIEHVWPGTDGFLKDNNNAAQRLLDGMNFMAQSVSELSLGPTKAVTSWLTDQIAPAYWRPNSQILSCNKCNTPFKDNDTKHHCRACGEGFCDGCSSKTRPVPERGWGPAPVRVCDNCYENRGIQLDVAELPSDEEGGTLIARKVGEAVQNTLGAVVTAMDIPLGLVKDAARPAYWVPDHEILHCHNCRKEFSIKLSKHHCRACGQGFCDECSHDRRAVPSRGWDHPVRVCFNCNKKPGDL is encoded by the exons ATGAGCGCCCACACACAAACTGCAGAGAAAGGGCAAAACACAACACTCCTGTGCCAGGAAAGCTATGTTTGCAGTGGGACAGATGAAGCAATCTTTGAGTGTGACGAGTGCAGGAGCCTACAGTGCCAGCGCTGCGAAGAAGAGCTGCATCAGCCGGAAAGGTTACGGAACCACGAACGGACCCGTATAAAACCTGGCCATGTCCCTTACTGTGACTCCTGCAAAGGTGCCAATGGGAATATAATGCACGCCAGCATGACGGGGTCGAGACAGATAGCGGCTGTGAGGTGCCAGGTGTGTAAAATCAACCTCTGCGTGGAGTGCCAGAAGAGAACACATGCTGGGGGGAACAGGAGGAAGCACCCTGTCACCGTGTACCATGCTGGCAAAGCCCaagagcaggaagaggaggaggggatggATGAGGAGACCAAGAGAAGGAAGATGACAGAGAAAGTTGTGAGTTTCCTCTTGGTGGATGAGACTGAGGAGATTCAG gtaAGGAATGAGGAAGAATTTATCAAGAAACTGGACTGCAGTCCTGACCAGCATCTAAAGGTGGTGTCCATCTTTGGGAACACGGGGGATGGCAAGTCTCACACCCTTAACCACACTTTCTTCTATGGCCGGGAAGTCTTCAAGACATCTCCAGCACAAGAGTCCTGCACAGTCGGAGTCTGGGCAGCGTACGACCCTGTGCGCAAAGTGGTGGTGATTGACACAGAGGGCCTCCTGGGGGCCACTGTGAACCTCAGCCAGAGAACGCGGCTGCTGCTGAAGGTCCTGGCCATCTCTGACCTCGTCATCTACCGTACTCGTGCTGACAGGCTCCACAACGATCTCTTCAAATTCCTTGGTGATGCCTCGGAagcttatttaaaacatttcactaAGGAACTAAAAGCTACGACAGCCCGATGCGGCCTAGATGTTCCTCTGTCAACGTTGGGTCCAGGTGTCATCATCTTCCACGAGACTGTGTACACCAAGCTACTGGGCTCTG ATCATCCTTCAGAGGTTCCTGAGAAGCTCATTCAGGATCGCTTTCGGAAGCTAAGCTGTTTTCCTGAGGCTTTCAGCTCAATCCACTACAAGGGAACAAGGACATACAATCCTCCAACAGATTTCTCTGGACTTCGGCGAgctgtggagcagcagctggagaacaaTACAACTCGGTCACCTAGACAGCCTGGGGTTATCTACAAAGCACTAAAG GCTCTAAGTGACCGGTTTAGTGGGGAGATCCCTGATGACCAGATGGCTCACAGCTCTTTCTTTCCAGATGAATATTTCACGTGTTCCTCTGTGTGCCTCAGTTGTGG GTGTGGCTGTAAGAAGAGCATGAATCACGCAAAGGAAGGAATCCCGCATGAATCCAAAAGTCGATGCAGATATTCTCACCAGTATGATAACAGAGTCTATACTTGTAAG GCCTGTTATGAACGAGGGATGGAGGTCAGCGTGGTGCCAAAAACCTCTGCTTCCACTGACTCCCCTTGGCTGGGCCTTGCCAAATATGCTTGGTCAGG ATATGTGATTGAGTGCCCCAACTGTGGGGTGGTGTACCGCAGCCGACAGTACTGGTTTGGCAACCAGGATCCTGTGAACACTGTGGTGAGGACAGAAATTGAGCATGTCTGGCCAGGG aCTGATGGATTTCTGAAAGACAACAACAATGCAGCCCAGCGTTTGTTGGATGGCATGAATTTCATGGCACAATCAGTATCTGAACTTAGCCTGGGACCCACAAAAGCTGTGACCTCCTGGTTGACGGACCAGATCGCCCCAGCTTACTGGAGACCCAACTCTCAGATCCTG AGTTGTAATAAGTGCAACACGCCTTTTAAAGATAACGACACTAAACATCACTGCCGGGCCTGTGGAGAGGGCTTCTGTGATGGCTGTTCTTCCAAGACCCGTCCTGTGCCTGAGCGAGGCTGGGGACCAGCACCAGTGCGCGTGTGTGACAACTGCTATGAAAACAGGGGCATCCAGTTAG ATGTGGCTGAGCTGCCTTCAGATGAAGAAGGGGGGACGCTTATTGCCAGGAAGGTGGGGGAAGCCGTACAGAACACTCTTGGAGCAGTGGTGACAGCCATGGACATTCCCTTAG GTCTGGTAAAAGATGCTGCCCGACCTGCATACTGGGTGCCAGACCATGAAATACTGCACTGCCACAACTGCCGGAAGGAATTCAGCATCAAGCTCTCCAAACACCACTGTCGGGCCTGTGGCCAGGGATTCTGTGACGAGTGCTCACATGACCGCAGAGCGGTTCCTTCTCGTGGATGGGATCACCCAGTCCGAGTTTGCTTTAACTGCAATAAAAAGCCTGGTGACCTTTAA